The following are encoded in a window of Algiphilus aromaticivorans DG1253 genomic DNA:
- the mpl gene encoding UDP-N-acetylmuramate:L-alanyl-gamma-D-glutamyl-meso-diaminopimelate ligase has protein sequence MHVHILGICGTFMAGIAALAREAGHRVTGSDANAWPPMSTQLEALGIEVMPGYEVAHLRDPEPDAIIVGNVMTRGHDVVEWLLSEDKPLVSGPQWLAEHVLRGRHVLAVAGTHGKTTTSAMLAHILRACGRDPGWLVGGLAADLGVSAALGSGTEFVIEADEYDTAFFDKRSKFLHYRPRTLVLNNLEYDHADIFDDLRAIERQFSHLLRTVPANGQLIVNGDDASLARVLEAGCWTPSIAFGAEQPWRIDDDGRLWQAQRCIGELALTQPGEHNRSNAVAAVAAAADVGVDPEDALAALAAFRGVRRRMELRGRARGVAVYDDFAHHPTAVAATLAAAKGLDAGRIIAVLEPRSNTMRMGAHAAALADSLADADHSYVYLRPDIDWDADAALASLGERVTVLRDLDAMVARVSAGAADGDVLLVMSNGDFGGVHERLLAALGAAA, from the coding sequence GTGCACGTCCATATCCTCGGCATCTGCGGCACCTTCATGGCCGGCATCGCCGCGCTGGCGCGCGAGGCCGGTCACCGCGTTACCGGCTCAGATGCCAACGCTTGGCCGCCGATGTCGACGCAGCTGGAGGCGCTGGGTATCGAAGTCATGCCCGGCTACGAGGTGGCGCATCTGCGCGATCCGGAGCCCGACGCCATCATCGTCGGCAATGTCATGACGCGCGGCCACGACGTCGTCGAATGGCTGCTCTCCGAGGACAAGCCGCTGGTTTCCGGTCCGCAGTGGCTCGCCGAGCACGTGCTGCGCGGCCGCCACGTGCTGGCCGTGGCCGGCACCCACGGCAAGACCACGACCAGCGCCATGCTCGCCCACATCCTTCGCGCCTGCGGCCGCGACCCGGGCTGGCTGGTGGGCGGGTTGGCGGCGGATCTCGGCGTCTCGGCGGCGTTGGGCAGCGGCACGGAGTTCGTTATCGAGGCCGACGAGTACGACACGGCTTTCTTCGACAAGCGCTCCAAGTTCCTGCACTACCGGCCGCGCACGCTGGTGTTGAACAACCTCGAATACGACCATGCCGACATCTTCGACGATCTGCGTGCCATCGAGCGCCAGTTCTCGCACCTGCTGCGCACGGTGCCGGCCAATGGGCAGCTCATCGTCAACGGCGACGACGCCAGCTTGGCGCGCGTGCTGGAGGCCGGTTGCTGGACGCCCAGTATCGCCTTCGGCGCCGAGCAGCCCTGGCGCATCGACGACGACGGCCGGCTCTGGCAAGCGCAGCGCTGCATCGGCGAGCTAGCGCTGACTCAACCCGGCGAGCACAACCGCAGCAATGCCGTGGCGGCGGTAGCAGCGGCGGCCGATGTCGGCGTCGATCCGGAAGATGCGCTGGCCGCGCTGGCTGCTTTCCGCGGGGTGCGTCGGCGTATGGAGCTGCGCGGCCGCGCTCGCGGGGTGGCGGTCTACGACGACTTTGCGCATCACCCGACGGCGGTGGCCGCCACGCTGGCCGCCGCCAAAGGCCTGGACGCCGGGCGCATCATCGCGGTGCTGGAGCCGCGCTCGAATACCATGCGCATGGGCGCGCACGCCGCCGCGCTGGCGGATTCGCTGGCCGATGCCGACCATAGCTACGTCTATCTGCGGCCCGACATCGACTGGGATGCCGATGCCGCGCTGGCCTCGCTGGGGGAACGCGTCACCGTGCTGCGCGATCTCGACGCGATGGTTGCGCGTGTCAGCGCAGGCGCCGCCGATGGCGATGTGCTGCTGGTGATGAGCAACGGCGATTTCGGCGGCGTGCACGAGCGGCTGCTCGCGGCGCTGGGGGCCGCCGCCTAG